One window from the genome of Bufo bufo chromosome 4, aBufBuf1.1, whole genome shotgun sequence encodes:
- the VEGFA gene encoding vascular endothelial growth factor A isoform X7 produces the protein MYFLFSWIYWGSLVYIFSAQFSRAAPTQEKEQKPTEVVPFINVYERSMCQVRETLVDIYQEYPDEVEFIFKPSCVALMRCAGCCSDETFECVPTEWYNVTMQILRMRPHMSQLYVEKSFQQHSRCECRQKKEIKGKQEKKAKRGKGHKRKRKKIRYKSHRFHCEPCTDTERRKHLFAQDPQTCKCSCKNTDSRCKTKQLELNERTCRRGKKPRTDQSYAAPYSADLAH, from the exons ATGTACTTTCTCTTTTCTTGGATATACTGGGGCTCACTGGTCTATATCTTCTCTGCCCAG TTTTCCCGGGCGGCCCCCACACAAGAAAAAGAGCAGAAACCCACAGAAG TGGTGCCGTTCATAAACGTCTACGAGCGCAGCATGTGCCAAGTACGGGAGACGTTGGTGGATATCTACCAGGAATATCCAGACGAAGTGGAGTTCATCTTCAAACCCTCTTGTGTAGCGCTCATGAGGTGTGCAGGATGCTGCAGCGATGAGACTTTCGAGTGCGTACCCACGGAGTGGTACAATGTCACCATGCAG ATCTTGAGGATGAGACCTCACATGAGTCAGCTGTATGTGGAGAAGAGTTTCCAGCAGCACAGTCGCTGTGAATGCAG ACAAAAGAAAGAAATTAAAGGCAAACAGGAAAA aaaAGCAAAACGAGGGAAGGGCCATAAACGAAAGCGCAAGAAAATCCGGTACAAATCGCACCGCTT TCATTGTGAGCCTTGCACAGACACAGAGAGGAGAAAACACTTGTTTGCCCAAGACCCCCAGACCTGTAAATGTTCCTGTAAAAACACAGACTCACGTTGCAAAACGAAGCAGCTTGAGTTAAACGAAAGGACTTGCAG GAGAGGGAAGAAGCCTAGAACAGACCAGTCATATGCGGCCCCCTATTCTGCTGACCTCGCTCACTAA
- the VEGFA gene encoding vascular endothelial growth factor A isoform X12 — MYFLFSWIYWGSLVYIFSAQFSRAAPTQEKEQKPTEVVPFINVYERSMCQVRETLVDIYQEYPDEVEFIFKPSCVALMRCAGCCSDETFECVPTEWYNVTMQILRMRPHMSQLYVEKSFQQHSRCECRQKKEIKGKQENHCEPCTDTERRKHLFAQDPQTCKCSCKNTDSRCKTKQLELNERTCRRGKKPRTDQSYAAPYSADLAH, encoded by the exons ATGTACTTTCTCTTTTCTTGGATATACTGGGGCTCACTGGTCTATATCTTCTCTGCCCAG TTTTCCCGGGCGGCCCCCACACAAGAAAAAGAGCAGAAACCCACAGAAG TGGTGCCGTTCATAAACGTCTACGAGCGCAGCATGTGCCAAGTACGGGAGACGTTGGTGGATATCTACCAGGAATATCCAGACGAAGTGGAGTTCATCTTCAAACCCTCTTGTGTAGCGCTCATGAGGTGTGCAGGATGCTGCAGCGATGAGACTTTCGAGTGCGTACCCACGGAGTGGTACAATGTCACCATGCAG ATCTTGAGGATGAGACCTCACATGAGTCAGCTGTATGTGGAGAAGAGTTTCCAGCAGCACAGTCGCTGTGAATGCAG ACAAAAGAAAGAAATTAAAGGCAAACAGGAAAA TCATTGTGAGCCTTGCACAGACACAGAGAGGAGAAAACACTTGTTTGCCCAAGACCCCCAGACCTGTAAATGTTCCTGTAAAAACACAGACTCACGTTGCAAAACGAAGCAGCTTGAGTTAAACGAAAGGACTTGCAG GAGAGGGAAGAAGCCTAGAACAGACCAGTCATATGCGGCCCCCTATTCTGCTGACCTCGCTCACTAA
- the VEGFA gene encoding vascular endothelial growth factor A isoform X9, translating into MYFLFSWIYWGSLVYIFSAQFSRAAPTQEKEQKPTEVVPFINVYERSMCQVRETLVDIYQEYPDEVEFIFKPSCVALMRCAGCCSDETFECVPTEWYNVTMQILRMRPHMSQLYVEKSFQQHSRCECRQKKEIKGKQEKKAKRGKGHKRKRKKIRYKSHRFHCEPCTDTERRKHLFAQDPQTCKCSCKNTDSRCKTKQLELNERTCRCEKPRR; encoded by the exons ATGTACTTTCTCTTTTCTTGGATATACTGGGGCTCACTGGTCTATATCTTCTCTGCCCAG TTTTCCCGGGCGGCCCCCACACAAGAAAAAGAGCAGAAACCCACAGAAG TGGTGCCGTTCATAAACGTCTACGAGCGCAGCATGTGCCAAGTACGGGAGACGTTGGTGGATATCTACCAGGAATATCCAGACGAAGTGGAGTTCATCTTCAAACCCTCTTGTGTAGCGCTCATGAGGTGTGCAGGATGCTGCAGCGATGAGACTTTCGAGTGCGTACCCACGGAGTGGTACAATGTCACCATGCAG ATCTTGAGGATGAGACCTCACATGAGTCAGCTGTATGTGGAGAAGAGTTTCCAGCAGCACAGTCGCTGTGAATGCAG ACAAAAGAAAGAAATTAAAGGCAAACAGGAAAA aaaAGCAAAACGAGGGAAGGGCCATAAACGAAAGCGCAAGAAAATCCGGTACAAATCGCACCGCTT TCATTGTGAGCCTTGCACAGACACAGAGAGGAGAAAACACTTGTTTGCCCAAGACCCCCAGACCTGTAAATGTTCCTGTAAAAACACAGACTCACGTTGCAAAACGAAGCAGCTTGAGTTAAACGAAAGGACTTGCAG ATGTGAAAAACCGCGGCGGTGA
- the VEGFA gene encoding vascular endothelial growth factor A isoform X10, whose translation MYFLFSWIYWGSLVYIFSAQFSRAAPTQEKEQKPTEVVPFINVYERSMCQVRETLVDIYQEYPDEVEFIFKPSCVALMRCAGCCSDETFECVPTEWYNVTMQILRMRPHMSQLYVEKSFQQHSRCECRQKKEIKGKQEKKAKRGKGHKRKRKKIRHCEPCTDTERRKHLFAQDPQTCKCSCKNTDSRCKTKQLELNERTCRCEKPRR comes from the exons ATGTACTTTCTCTTTTCTTGGATATACTGGGGCTCACTGGTCTATATCTTCTCTGCCCAG TTTTCCCGGGCGGCCCCCACACAAGAAAAAGAGCAGAAACCCACAGAAG TGGTGCCGTTCATAAACGTCTACGAGCGCAGCATGTGCCAAGTACGGGAGACGTTGGTGGATATCTACCAGGAATATCCAGACGAAGTGGAGTTCATCTTCAAACCCTCTTGTGTAGCGCTCATGAGGTGTGCAGGATGCTGCAGCGATGAGACTTTCGAGTGCGTACCCACGGAGTGGTACAATGTCACCATGCAG ATCTTGAGGATGAGACCTCACATGAGTCAGCTGTATGTGGAGAAGAGTTTCCAGCAGCACAGTCGCTGTGAATGCAG ACAAAAGAAAGAAATTAAAGGCAAACAGGAAAA aaaAGCAAAACGAGGGAAGGGCCATAAACGAAAGCGCAAGAAAATCCG TCATTGTGAGCCTTGCACAGACACAGAGAGGAGAAAACACTTGTTTGCCCAAGACCCCCAGACCTGTAAATGTTCCTGTAAAAACACAGACTCACGTTGCAAAACGAAGCAGCTTGAGTTAAACGAAAGGACTTGCAG ATGTGAAAAACCGCGGCGGTGA
- the VEGFA gene encoding vascular endothelial growth factor A isoform X14, with product MYFLFSWIYWGSLVYIFSAQFSRAAPTQEKEQKPTEVVPFINVYERSMCQVRETLVDIYQEYPDEVEFIFKPSCVALMRCAGCCSDETFECVPTEWYNVTMQILRMRPHMSQLYVEKSFQQHSRCECRQKKEIKGKQENHCEPCTDTERRKHLFAQDPQTCKCSCKNTDSRCKTKQLELNERTCRCEKPRR from the exons ATGTACTTTCTCTTTTCTTGGATATACTGGGGCTCACTGGTCTATATCTTCTCTGCCCAG TTTTCCCGGGCGGCCCCCACACAAGAAAAAGAGCAGAAACCCACAGAAG TGGTGCCGTTCATAAACGTCTACGAGCGCAGCATGTGCCAAGTACGGGAGACGTTGGTGGATATCTACCAGGAATATCCAGACGAAGTGGAGTTCATCTTCAAACCCTCTTGTGTAGCGCTCATGAGGTGTGCAGGATGCTGCAGCGATGAGACTTTCGAGTGCGTACCCACGGAGTGGTACAATGTCACCATGCAG ATCTTGAGGATGAGACCTCACATGAGTCAGCTGTATGTGGAGAAGAGTTTCCAGCAGCACAGTCGCTGTGAATGCAG ACAAAAGAAAGAAATTAAAGGCAAACAGGAAAA TCATTGTGAGCCTTGCACAGACACAGAGAGGAGAAAACACTTGTTTGCCCAAGACCCCCAGACCTGTAAATGTTCCTGTAAAAACACAGACTCACGTTGCAAAACGAAGCAGCTTGAGTTAAACGAAAGGACTTGCAG ATGTGAAAAACCGCGGCGGTGA
- the VEGFA gene encoding vascular endothelial growth factor A isoform X2, translated as MYGEDPALYVNSGKAGHLDVFTALHSLYEDQEEYRDGAWPCRSGPHGTPWVRSYGHSVSFLCFCSLQFSRAAPTQEKEQKPTEVVPFINVYERSMCQVRETLVDIYQEYPDEVEFIFKPSCVALMRCAGCCSDETFECVPTEWYNVTMQILRMRPHMSQLYVEKSFQQHSRCECRQKKEIKGKQEKKAKRGKGHKRKRKKIRHCEPCTDTERRKHLFAQDPQTCKCSCKNTDSRCKTKQLELNERTCRRGKKPRTDQSYAAPYSADLAH; from the exons ATGTATGGGGAGGATCCTGCTCTCTATGTAAATAGTGGAAAGGCCGGCCACTTGGATGTATTCACTGCTTTACACAGCCTTTATGAGGATCAAGAAGAATATAGAGATGGAGCGTGGCCCTGCCGCTCTGGGCCTCATGGGACGCCATGGGTCAGATCATATGGTCATTCAGTCA GTTTCTTGTGTTTCTGTTCCCTGCAGTTTTCCCGGGCGGCCCCCACACAAGAAAAAGAGCAGAAACCCACAGAAG TGGTGCCGTTCATAAACGTCTACGAGCGCAGCATGTGCCAAGTACGGGAGACGTTGGTGGATATCTACCAGGAATATCCAGACGAAGTGGAGTTCATCTTCAAACCCTCTTGTGTAGCGCTCATGAGGTGTGCAGGATGCTGCAGCGATGAGACTTTCGAGTGCGTACCCACGGAGTGGTACAATGTCACCATGCAG ATCTTGAGGATGAGACCTCACATGAGTCAGCTGTATGTGGAGAAGAGTTTCCAGCAGCACAGTCGCTGTGAATGCAG ACAAAAGAAAGAAATTAAAGGCAAACAGGAAAA aaaAGCAAAACGAGGGAAGGGCCATAAACGAAAGCGCAAGAAAATCCG TCATTGTGAGCCTTGCACAGACACAGAGAGGAGAAAACACTTGTTTGCCCAAGACCCCCAGACCTGTAAATGTTCCTGTAAAAACACAGACTCACGTTGCAAAACGAAGCAGCTTGAGTTAAACGAAAGGACTTGCAG GAGAGGGAAGAAGCCTAGAACAGACCAGTCATATGCGGCCCCCTATTCTGCTGACCTCGCTCACTAA
- the VEGFA gene encoding vascular endothelial growth factor A isoform X1, which produces MYGEDPALYVNSGKAGHLDVFTALHSLYEDQEEYRDGAWPCRSGPHGTPWVRSYGHSVSFLCFCSLQFSRAAPTQEKEQKPTEVVPFINVYERSMCQVRETLVDIYQEYPDEVEFIFKPSCVALMRCAGCCSDETFECVPTEWYNVTMQILRMRPHMSQLYVEKSFQQHSRCECRQKKEIKGKQEKKAKRGKGHKRKRKKIRYKSHRFHCEPCTDTERRKHLFAQDPQTCKCSCKNTDSRCKTKQLELNERTCRRGKKPRTDQSYAAPYSADLAH; this is translated from the exons ATGTATGGGGAGGATCCTGCTCTCTATGTAAATAGTGGAAAGGCCGGCCACTTGGATGTATTCACTGCTTTACACAGCCTTTATGAGGATCAAGAAGAATATAGAGATGGAGCGTGGCCCTGCCGCTCTGGGCCTCATGGGACGCCATGGGTCAGATCATATGGTCATTCAGTCA GTTTCTTGTGTTTCTGTTCCCTGCAGTTTTCCCGGGCGGCCCCCACACAAGAAAAAGAGCAGAAACCCACAGAAG TGGTGCCGTTCATAAACGTCTACGAGCGCAGCATGTGCCAAGTACGGGAGACGTTGGTGGATATCTACCAGGAATATCCAGACGAAGTGGAGTTCATCTTCAAACCCTCTTGTGTAGCGCTCATGAGGTGTGCAGGATGCTGCAGCGATGAGACTTTCGAGTGCGTACCCACGGAGTGGTACAATGTCACCATGCAG ATCTTGAGGATGAGACCTCACATGAGTCAGCTGTATGTGGAGAAGAGTTTCCAGCAGCACAGTCGCTGTGAATGCAG ACAAAAGAAAGAAATTAAAGGCAAACAGGAAAA aaaAGCAAAACGAGGGAAGGGCCATAAACGAAAGCGCAAGAAAATCCGGTACAAATCGCACCGCTT TCATTGTGAGCCTTGCACAGACACAGAGAGGAGAAAACACTTGTTTGCCCAAGACCCCCAGACCTGTAAATGTTCCTGTAAAAACACAGACTCACGTTGCAAAACGAAGCAGCTTGAGTTAAACGAAAGGACTTGCAG GAGAGGGAAGAAGCCTAGAACAGACCAGTCATATGCGGCCCCCTATTCTGCTGACCTCGCTCACTAA
- the VEGFA gene encoding vascular endothelial growth factor A isoform X11 gives MYGEDPALYVNSGKAGHLDVFTALHSLYEDQEEYRDGAWPCRSGPHGTPWVRSYGHSVSFLCFCSLQFSRAAPTQEKEQKPTEVVPFINVYERSMCQVRETLVDIYQEYPDEVEFIFKPSCVALMRCAGCCSDETFECVPTEWYNVTMQILRMRPHMSQLYVEKSFQQHSRCECRQKKEIKGKQEKRGKKPRTDQSYAAPYSADLAH, from the exons ATGTATGGGGAGGATCCTGCTCTCTATGTAAATAGTGGAAAGGCCGGCCACTTGGATGTATTCACTGCTTTACACAGCCTTTATGAGGATCAAGAAGAATATAGAGATGGAGCGTGGCCCTGCCGCTCTGGGCCTCATGGGACGCCATGGGTCAGATCATATGGTCATTCAGTCA GTTTCTTGTGTTTCTGTTCCCTGCAGTTTTCCCGGGCGGCCCCCACACAAGAAAAAGAGCAGAAACCCACAGAAG TGGTGCCGTTCATAAACGTCTACGAGCGCAGCATGTGCCAAGTACGGGAGACGTTGGTGGATATCTACCAGGAATATCCAGACGAAGTGGAGTTCATCTTCAAACCCTCTTGTGTAGCGCTCATGAGGTGTGCAGGATGCTGCAGCGATGAGACTTTCGAGTGCGTACCCACGGAGTGGTACAATGTCACCATGCAG ATCTTGAGGATGAGACCTCACATGAGTCAGCTGTATGTGGAGAAGAGTTTCCAGCAGCACAGTCGCTGTGAATGCAG ACAAAAGAAAGAAATTAAAGGCAAACAGGAAAA GAGAGGGAAGAAGCCTAGAACAGACCAGTCATATGCGGCCCCCTATTCTGCTGACCTCGCTCACTAA
- the VEGFA gene encoding vascular endothelial growth factor A isoform X5 codes for MYGEDPALYVNSGKAGHLDVFTALHSLYEDQEEYRDGAWPCRSGPHGTPWVRSYGHSVSFLCFCSLQFSRAAPTQEKEQKPTEVVPFINVYERSMCQVRETLVDIYQEYPDEVEFIFKPSCVALMRCAGCCSDETFECVPTEWYNVTMQILRMRPHMSQLYVEKSFQQHSRCECRQKKEIKGKQENHCEPCTDTERRKHLFAQDPQTCKCSCKNTDSRCKTKQLELNERTCRRGKKPRTDQSYAAPYSADLAH; via the exons ATGTATGGGGAGGATCCTGCTCTCTATGTAAATAGTGGAAAGGCCGGCCACTTGGATGTATTCACTGCTTTACACAGCCTTTATGAGGATCAAGAAGAATATAGAGATGGAGCGTGGCCCTGCCGCTCTGGGCCTCATGGGACGCCATGGGTCAGATCATATGGTCATTCAGTCA GTTTCTTGTGTTTCTGTTCCCTGCAGTTTTCCCGGGCGGCCCCCACACAAGAAAAAGAGCAGAAACCCACAGAAG TGGTGCCGTTCATAAACGTCTACGAGCGCAGCATGTGCCAAGTACGGGAGACGTTGGTGGATATCTACCAGGAATATCCAGACGAAGTGGAGTTCATCTTCAAACCCTCTTGTGTAGCGCTCATGAGGTGTGCAGGATGCTGCAGCGATGAGACTTTCGAGTGCGTACCCACGGAGTGGTACAATGTCACCATGCAG ATCTTGAGGATGAGACCTCACATGAGTCAGCTGTATGTGGAGAAGAGTTTCCAGCAGCACAGTCGCTGTGAATGCAG ACAAAAGAAAGAAATTAAAGGCAAACAGGAAAA TCATTGTGAGCCTTGCACAGACACAGAGAGGAGAAAACACTTGTTTGCCCAAGACCCCCAGACCTGTAAATGTTCCTGTAAAAACACAGACTCACGTTGCAAAACGAAGCAGCTTGAGTTAAACGAAAGGACTTGCAG GAGAGGGAAGAAGCCTAGAACAGACCAGTCATATGCGGCCCCCTATTCTGCTGACCTCGCTCACTAA
- the VEGFA gene encoding vascular endothelial growth factor A isoform X4, with protein MYGEDPALYVNSGKAGHLDVFTALHSLYEDQEEYRDGAWPCRSGPHGTPWVRSYGHSVSFLCFCSLQFSRAAPTQEKEQKPTEVVPFINVYERSMCQVRETLVDIYQEYPDEVEFIFKPSCVALMRCAGCCSDETFECVPTEWYNVTMQILRMRPHMSQLYVEKSFQQHSRCECRQKKEIKGKQEKKAKRGKGHKRKRKKIRHCEPCTDTERRKHLFAQDPQTCKCSCKNTDSRCKTKQLELNERTCRCEKPRR; from the exons ATGTATGGGGAGGATCCTGCTCTCTATGTAAATAGTGGAAAGGCCGGCCACTTGGATGTATTCACTGCTTTACACAGCCTTTATGAGGATCAAGAAGAATATAGAGATGGAGCGTGGCCCTGCCGCTCTGGGCCTCATGGGACGCCATGGGTCAGATCATATGGTCATTCAGTCA GTTTCTTGTGTTTCTGTTCCCTGCAGTTTTCCCGGGCGGCCCCCACACAAGAAAAAGAGCAGAAACCCACAGAAG TGGTGCCGTTCATAAACGTCTACGAGCGCAGCATGTGCCAAGTACGGGAGACGTTGGTGGATATCTACCAGGAATATCCAGACGAAGTGGAGTTCATCTTCAAACCCTCTTGTGTAGCGCTCATGAGGTGTGCAGGATGCTGCAGCGATGAGACTTTCGAGTGCGTACCCACGGAGTGGTACAATGTCACCATGCAG ATCTTGAGGATGAGACCTCACATGAGTCAGCTGTATGTGGAGAAGAGTTTCCAGCAGCACAGTCGCTGTGAATGCAG ACAAAAGAAAGAAATTAAAGGCAAACAGGAAAA aaaAGCAAAACGAGGGAAGGGCCATAAACGAAAGCGCAAGAAAATCCG TCATTGTGAGCCTTGCACAGACACAGAGAGGAGAAAACACTTGTTTGCCCAAGACCCCCAGACCTGTAAATGTTCCTGTAAAAACACAGACTCACGTTGCAAAACGAAGCAGCTTGAGTTAAACGAAAGGACTTGCAG ATGTGAAAAACCGCGGCGGTGA
- the VEGFA gene encoding vascular endothelial growth factor A isoform X13, with translation MYGEDPALYVNSGKAGHLDVFTALHSLYEDQEEYRDGAWPCRSGPHGTPWVRSYGHSVSFLCFCSLQFSRAAPTQEKEQKPTEVVPFINVYERSMCQVRETLVDIYQEYPDEVEFIFKPSCVALMRCAGCCSDETFECVPTEWYNVTMQILRMRPHMSQLYVEKSFQQHSRCECRQKKEIKGKQEKCEKPRR, from the exons ATGTATGGGGAGGATCCTGCTCTCTATGTAAATAGTGGAAAGGCCGGCCACTTGGATGTATTCACTGCTTTACACAGCCTTTATGAGGATCAAGAAGAATATAGAGATGGAGCGTGGCCCTGCCGCTCTGGGCCTCATGGGACGCCATGGGTCAGATCATATGGTCATTCAGTCA GTTTCTTGTGTTTCTGTTCCCTGCAGTTTTCCCGGGCGGCCCCCACACAAGAAAAAGAGCAGAAACCCACAGAAG TGGTGCCGTTCATAAACGTCTACGAGCGCAGCATGTGCCAAGTACGGGAGACGTTGGTGGATATCTACCAGGAATATCCAGACGAAGTGGAGTTCATCTTCAAACCCTCTTGTGTAGCGCTCATGAGGTGTGCAGGATGCTGCAGCGATGAGACTTTCGAGTGCGTACCCACGGAGTGGTACAATGTCACCATGCAG ATCTTGAGGATGAGACCTCACATGAGTCAGCTGTATGTGGAGAAGAGTTTCCAGCAGCACAGTCGCTGTGAATGCAG ACAAAAGAAAGAAATTAAAGGCAAACAGGAAAA ATGTGAAAAACCGCGGCGGTGA
- the VEGFA gene encoding vascular endothelial growth factor A isoform X3 — protein MYGEDPALYVNSGKAGHLDVFTALHSLYEDQEEYRDGAWPCRSGPHGTPWVRSYGHSVSFLCFCSLQFSRAAPTQEKEQKPTEVVPFINVYERSMCQVRETLVDIYQEYPDEVEFIFKPSCVALMRCAGCCSDETFECVPTEWYNVTMQILRMRPHMSQLYVEKSFQQHSRCECRQKKEIKGKQEKKAKRGKGHKRKRKKIRYKSHRFHCEPCTDTERRKHLFAQDPQTCKCSCKNTDSRCKTKQLELNERTCRCEKPRR, from the exons ATGTATGGGGAGGATCCTGCTCTCTATGTAAATAGTGGAAAGGCCGGCCACTTGGATGTATTCACTGCTTTACACAGCCTTTATGAGGATCAAGAAGAATATAGAGATGGAGCGTGGCCCTGCCGCTCTGGGCCTCATGGGACGCCATGGGTCAGATCATATGGTCATTCAGTCA GTTTCTTGTGTTTCTGTTCCCTGCAGTTTTCCCGGGCGGCCCCCACACAAGAAAAAGAGCAGAAACCCACAGAAG TGGTGCCGTTCATAAACGTCTACGAGCGCAGCATGTGCCAAGTACGGGAGACGTTGGTGGATATCTACCAGGAATATCCAGACGAAGTGGAGTTCATCTTCAAACCCTCTTGTGTAGCGCTCATGAGGTGTGCAGGATGCTGCAGCGATGAGACTTTCGAGTGCGTACCCACGGAGTGGTACAATGTCACCATGCAG ATCTTGAGGATGAGACCTCACATGAGTCAGCTGTATGTGGAGAAGAGTTTCCAGCAGCACAGTCGCTGTGAATGCAG ACAAAAGAAAGAAATTAAAGGCAAACAGGAAAA aaaAGCAAAACGAGGGAAGGGCCATAAACGAAAGCGCAAGAAAATCCGGTACAAATCGCACCGCTT TCATTGTGAGCCTTGCACAGACACAGAGAGGAGAAAACACTTGTTTGCCCAAGACCCCCAGACCTGTAAATGTTCCTGTAAAAACACAGACTCACGTTGCAAAACGAAGCAGCTTGAGTTAAACGAAAGGACTTGCAG ATGTGAAAAACCGCGGCGGTGA
- the VEGFA gene encoding vascular endothelial growth factor A isoform X6 gives MYGEDPALYVNSGKAGHLDVFTALHSLYEDQEEYRDGAWPCRSGPHGTPWVRSYGHSVSFLCFCSLQFSRAAPTQEKEQKPTEVVPFINVYERSMCQVRETLVDIYQEYPDEVEFIFKPSCVALMRCAGCCSDETFECVPTEWYNVTMQILRMRPHMSQLYVEKSFQQHSRCECRQKKEIKGKQENHCEPCTDTERRKHLFAQDPQTCKCSCKNTDSRCKTKQLELNERTCRCEKPRR, from the exons ATGTATGGGGAGGATCCTGCTCTCTATGTAAATAGTGGAAAGGCCGGCCACTTGGATGTATTCACTGCTTTACACAGCCTTTATGAGGATCAAGAAGAATATAGAGATGGAGCGTGGCCCTGCCGCTCTGGGCCTCATGGGACGCCATGGGTCAGATCATATGGTCATTCAGTCA GTTTCTTGTGTTTCTGTTCCCTGCAGTTTTCCCGGGCGGCCCCCACACAAGAAAAAGAGCAGAAACCCACAGAAG TGGTGCCGTTCATAAACGTCTACGAGCGCAGCATGTGCCAAGTACGGGAGACGTTGGTGGATATCTACCAGGAATATCCAGACGAAGTGGAGTTCATCTTCAAACCCTCTTGTGTAGCGCTCATGAGGTGTGCAGGATGCTGCAGCGATGAGACTTTCGAGTGCGTACCCACGGAGTGGTACAATGTCACCATGCAG ATCTTGAGGATGAGACCTCACATGAGTCAGCTGTATGTGGAGAAGAGTTTCCAGCAGCACAGTCGCTGTGAATGCAG ACAAAAGAAAGAAATTAAAGGCAAACAGGAAAA TCATTGTGAGCCTTGCACAGACACAGAGAGGAGAAAACACTTGTTTGCCCAAGACCCCCAGACCTGTAAATGTTCCTGTAAAAACACAGACTCACGTTGCAAAACGAAGCAGCTTGAGTTAAACGAAAGGACTTGCAG ATGTGAAAAACCGCGGCGGTGA
- the VEGFA gene encoding vascular endothelial growth factor A isoform X8, which produces MYGEDPALYVNSGKAGHLDVFTALHSLYEDQEEYRDGAWPCRSGPHGTPWVRSYGHSVSFLCFCSLQFSRAAPTQEKEQKPTEVVPFINVYERSMCQVRETLVDIYQEYPDEVEFIFKPSCVALMRCAGCCSDETFECVPTEWYNVTMQILRMRPHMSQLYVEKSFQQHSRCECRQKKEIKGKQEKKAKRGKGHKRKRKKIRYKSHRLCEKPRR; this is translated from the exons ATGTATGGGGAGGATCCTGCTCTCTATGTAAATAGTGGAAAGGCCGGCCACTTGGATGTATTCACTGCTTTACACAGCCTTTATGAGGATCAAGAAGAATATAGAGATGGAGCGTGGCCCTGCCGCTCTGGGCCTCATGGGACGCCATGGGTCAGATCATATGGTCATTCAGTCA GTTTCTTGTGTTTCTGTTCCCTGCAGTTTTCCCGGGCGGCCCCCACACAAGAAAAAGAGCAGAAACCCACAGAAG TGGTGCCGTTCATAAACGTCTACGAGCGCAGCATGTGCCAAGTACGGGAGACGTTGGTGGATATCTACCAGGAATATCCAGACGAAGTGGAGTTCATCTTCAAACCCTCTTGTGTAGCGCTCATGAGGTGTGCAGGATGCTGCAGCGATGAGACTTTCGAGTGCGTACCCACGGAGTGGTACAATGTCACCATGCAG ATCTTGAGGATGAGACCTCACATGAGTCAGCTGTATGTGGAGAAGAGTTTCCAGCAGCACAGTCGCTGTGAATGCAG ACAAAAGAAAGAAATTAAAGGCAAACAGGAAAA aaaAGCAAAACGAGGGAAGGGCCATAAACGAAAGCGCAAGAAAATCCGGTACAAATCGCACCGCTT ATGTGAAAAACCGCGGCGGTGA